TCGCCCAGGAACTCGGGGTCGGCGTGAAGTATGAGGTGGTGGCGCCGGACGAAATCGACGCCGTGCTCGATGCGGGCAAGGCCCACCTTGCCGTGGCGTGGCTTCCGTTGCCCACGGATACCCGCGAAAAATCGACGCCGCCGATATTGCAGACCAGCGACATCCTCCTTCAGCATGAAGCGTCTCTACCGCTCGACGACAAGGACGACTTGCGCGGGCGAACGGTGGTCGCGATGCCGGGCTCCCGGCAACTGGCAACGCTGCGCGAACTCCAGAAACGGATACCCGACCTGCAGGTCATCGAATACAAGGACGGCGATCTCTTCAGCCTGCTGGAATCGCTCGGCAAACGGAAGGTCGAGCTGGTCGCCATCGATTCGACGCTGGTCCAGATTGCCGCACAGTTCGTTCCTTCCGTGCAGGCGACACTGGAACTCGACGAGAACCACCCGGTCGTGTGGCGGTTGGGAACCCACCCCAACGCCGAGTTGCTGGCGCGGGTCAACGACTTCGTCGAACGGGTGCAGCACGACGGCACCCTGCTGAAGATCGAGGATCGCTATTTCGGGCATGTGCGCCGCCTCAACCAGGCCGATATCGTGAGCTTCCTGGGCCGCATTCAAACCGTACTGCCCAAGCTGAAAAAGCACTTCCAGTCGGCTCAGACAGTTTCCGGAATCGATTGGCGCCTGATCGCTGCAGTCGCTTACCATGAGTCCAGCTGGGATCCGGAAGCCACCAGCCCGACGGGCGTCCGCGGCATCATGATGCTTACTGAGGACACCGCGGACCGGCTCGGTATCGGCAATCGGCTCGATCCCCGCGAGAGCATCACCGGCGGCGCGCGCTACCTGAACCTGCTCAAGGACATGCAACCCGAGGAGGTCCGCGAACCCGATCGTACCTGGCTGGCGCTCGCCTCCTACAACATCGGCCCGGGAAGTTTCAACTCAGCGCGTGCGCTGGCGAAACTGCAGGGGGCCGATCCGGCCGCATGGTACGAAATGAAGCAGATACTGCCCCTGCTGTCGCAGCCGAAATACTACGAAAAGGTGAAATCCAGCCGCGCGCGCGGCGGCGAGGCCGTCCTGCTGGTCGAGAACATCCGCGCCTACTACGACATTCTTGTCCGCAACCAGCCGCCTTACCAGACAGTATCAACCCGCATCGAGAACATGGTTGGCATGCAGGGCGGCCCCGGCCTCAAAATCAAGCGCTGAGTTTCTCCAACCCGCCCATGTACGGCCGCAGCGTAACCGGAATGGTCACGCTGCCGTCGGCATTCTGGAAGTTCTCGAGAATGGCAACCAGCGTGCGGCCGACGGCCAGACCGGAGCCGTTCAGGGTATGGCACAGCTCGGTCTTGTTCTTGTCGTTGCGGAAGCGCGCCTGCATGCGCCGGGCCTGGAAGGCGCCGAAATTGGAGCACGACGAAATCTCGCGGTAGGTGTTCTGCGCCGGCAGCCAGACTTCAAGGTCGTAGGTCTTGGTGGCGGAGAAGCCCATGTCACCGGAACACAGCACCATGCGGCGGTACGGCAGTTCCAGCTTTTCTAGAATGTTCTCGGCCTGGCGGGTCAGTTCTTCGTGCGCTGCGGTCGACTGCTCCGGATGAACGATTTGTACCAGTTCCACCTTGTCGAACTGGTGCTGGCGGATCATGCCACGCACGTCGCGCCCGCCGGAGCCGGCTTCGGAGCGAAAGCACGGTGTATGGCAGACGAACTTTAGCGGCAGCGCCTCGGCGGCAAGGATTTCATCGCGCACGATGTTGGTCACCGGCACTTCGGCGGTCGGAATCAGGTAGAGCGGTTCCTGGTCGCCGCGCAGCACCTTGAACAGATCTTCGCCGAACTTGGGTAAATTGCCCGTGCCGTAGAGGCTGGCGGCATTGACCAGGTACGGTGCGTAGACTTCGGTATAGCCGTGCTCGGCGGTGTGCGTGTCGAGCATGAGTTGGGTGAGCGCGCGGTGCAGACGGGCCAGCCCGCCCTTGAGCAGCGAGAAGCGTGCGCCGGAAATCTTGGCGGCGGTGGTGAAATCGAGCTGGCCAAGCGCCTCGCCGACATCGGTATGATCCTTGACCGGAAAGTCGAAAACACGCGGCGTACCCCAGCGCCTGATCTCGACGTTGGCATTCTCGTCGCTGCCCACCGGCACCGAGTCGTCGGGAATGTTAGGCAACCCGGCGAGGATGGCGGTGAACTTCTCGAGCAATTCGCCGAGGTGGATTTCAGAGGCCTTCAGTTCGTCGCCAATCGCCCCCACCTGAGCCATCACACCGGATGCATCCTCGCCCTTGCCTTTCAGCATGCCGATCTGCTTGGACAAGCTATTGCGCTGCGCCTGCAGATCCTGCGTGTGCGTCTGTAGTGTCTTGCGCTCGGCTTCCAGTGCCCTGAATTCGGTGAAGTCAATCGGCTTGCCGCGCTTGGCGAGGCCCTCGGCCACGGCGTCGAGGTTGGAGCGAAGTTGCTGGATGTCGAGCATGGATTTTCCTGATTTTTCGCGGTCGACCGCAACAAGCGGTCGAAAAACGTAAATTATACGCGACGGAACAGCCGCCCCAGAAAGCCCCAGAGCTTGACCAGCAGGAAGCCGGCAACGATCAGGAAGATCGCCAACAAGCCGAGGAACACCAGTGGCGAAGCGAGCATCGCCCACAAGCCGGCGAGCACCATGCCCTCCTCACCAAATGAGGCGAGCCAGTTGGAAAAAGGCTCAGGCGAAGTGTTGATCGCCAGCCGGCTGCCGGCCTTGGCGAAGTGCGTACCGGCGGTGATCGTGCCGCCGATCAGCCCGGCCGCGACCATCCACGCCGGATCGACATCGCCGAGCGCGAAGGCGGCGAGCAAGGCGCCGGCCGGAATGCGGATGAAGGTCTGGAAGGTATCCCACAGCGAATCGAAGGCCGGCACCTTGTCGGCGATCAGTTCGGCAAAGGCCATGATGCCGGCAACACCGATGACCAGCGGGTTTTCCAGCATCGACAAGGTGTCCGGCAAGTGCAGGTAGCCGAAATGCGCCAGCAGCCCGGCCAGGAAAACGACCAGATAAAGGCGCAAGCCGCTGGCCCAGGCCAAGCCGGCCGACAACGCGATGGTCTGCGCCATGTCCATTATTTCTTGCCCGCCTTGCGGTCGAGATCGCGCAGGTGCGCCAGTTTGTCGGCGATCTGGCCTTCCAGTCCGCGCGGCGTCGGCTGGTACCAGTGCGGTTCCGGCAGACCGTCCGGCAGATAGGTTTCGCCGGCCGCGTAGGCTTCCGGTTCGTCGTGCGCGTAGCGGTAGGCTTTGCCGTGGCCGAGTTCCTTCATCAATTTGGTCGGTGCGTTGCGCAGATGGTTCGGCACCGGCCGCGAACCGTCCTGTTTGACAAAGGCGCGCGCCGCGTTCCAGGCGTTGTAGCCGGCATTCGACTTGGCGGCGACGGCGAGGTAGATCACCGCCTGCCCGAGCGCCAGTTCGCCTTCCGGCGAACCGAGGCGTTCGTAGGTGGTGGCCGCATCGTTGGCGATCTGCATGGCGCGCGGATCGGCCAGGCCGATATCCTCCCAGGCCATGCGCACGATGCGCCGGGCCAGATAACGCGGGTCGGCACCGCCATCGAGCATGCGCGTCAGCCAGTAAAGTGCGGCATCCGGATGCGAACCGCGCACCGACTTGTGCAGGGCCGAAATCTGATCGTAAAAAGCATCGCCGCCCTTGTCGAAACGGCGCAGGTTCTGGGCCACTGTTTTTTCGACAAATTCGCCGTCGACCGCAACAATGCCCGCCGTATGCGCTGCGGTGCGCATCTGTTCGAGCAGGTTGAGCAATCGCCGCGCATCGCCGTCGGCCAACCCGATCAGCCGTTCACGGGCGCCGGCATCGAAGCTCAGGTCGGCCAGTGCCTTCTCCGTTGCGCGATCGAACAAAGTGCCCAGTTCAGCCTCGTCGAGCGACTTCAGCACATAGACCGAAGTCCGCGACAGCAGCGCCGAATTGACTTCGAACGACGGGTTCTCCGTCGTCGCGCCGATGAAGGTCAGCAGGCCCGATTCGACAAAGGGCAAGAAGCCGTCCTGCTGCGCCTTGTTAAAACGGTGGATTTCATCGACGAAGAGAATGGTGCGCCGCCCCTGATCGCGCCACATCCCGGCCTGCGCCACCGCCTCGCGCACCTCCTTGATGCCGGAAAACACCGCCGACAGCGCAATGAACTCGCACTGGAACTGCGTCGCCATCATGCGCGCCAGCGTCGTCTTGCCAACGCCCGGCGGCCCCCACAGAATCATCGAATGCGGCTGGCCGGAGTCAAACGCCAGGCGCAGCGGCTTGCCCGGCCCGAGCAGGTGCTGCTGACCGATCACCTCGTCCGGCGTCTGCGGACGCAATTGTTCCGCCAGCGGCGCGTTGCACCCTAGGGGCGCTTCCTTCGGAGCGCGGTCAACCGACATTTGGGAGAACAAATCGCTCAATATGCCACCGCCCGGATATCTTTATAGCGCCTTGCCCATCGCGGAATCCGACTCATCCGGCCCGACGATGGAAAGCTTGGGAAAATAGCCACGGTAGCGCTTTGCGTCGCGGGTCAGTATGCGCATGCCGCTCACCAGGGCAGGGGCGCCGATGCAGAAATCGGGCATCGGCGATGTCTTGAGGCCCTCGGTTTGCCGGTAGACACGGAATGCCTGGCCGGCGACAAACGCTGCATCCCAGGGCAAATTTTCGCGAACCAGTGGCCAACTCGCCACTGCCGCCTCCAGATCGCAGGCGCGTTCATAACGGGGGCTGATCTCGGCCAGAATCAAGGGATTGATCACCAGCGGCCCCCGCTGCCCGAGCCGCTCCAGTTGATCGAGCGACCAGTCCGCCCAAACGGGATCATCGGCCAGGACATCGATCAACACGCAACTGTCGACCAGGGCGGCGGGACCGGCCGCCGACACATAGCTGCCCGGTTGCTCGTTCACCGCAGGATTCCCCATTGCAGCAGCCGCGCCGAAACGCCATAAACTGATCTGTACTCATGCACTTGAATTGGGCCGCATTGGCCGAGCCGCGAACGCGAGCGAAGGATTCACGGATGCTCGGCGAGGTAGCGACAAGTGGTCGAAGACCACCTCGCCGTTATCCCTGACCTCGAATTCCACCTCACTGTGCGGATGCCGCCCCGCCTTTTCACGGACCGCCAGGAGAATGGTGACCTGCCCCTTGCTAGTAATTTTCATGGCACGCCTCAACTCTCTACTCTTACCCTGGGGAGACGCTGATTTATTCCAGAATTGTCATTCCGGCGAAGGCCGGAATCCAGAAAAATCAACGACATGGACCCCAGCTTTCGCCGGAGTGACGAATAAATCGGCATTTCCTTAGAGTATTACCGGCGAGGTTCAATGTAAAGCGCACGGAATCGCCGCTCGGCGCTGGCCACGGAAAGCTACCTCAGCGAGCGCTGCGGAACGCGCTTCGGCGGAAAAATTCCGCCAACCCCTGGCCGCTGTGCCGGCAACCCCGGCGGAAGATCCTGACCGTTGCTGACCCCGAGCGATCGTCCCATCACATCGCATCCAGCGGCGAAGTCACACCGCGCCCGCCCTTGTTCAGCACGTGCGTGTAAATCATCGTCGTCGCCACATCGGCATGGCCGAGCAATTCCTGAACGGTGCGAATGTCGTAGCCGGACTGCAGCAGGTGCGTCGCGAATGAATGGCGCAAAGTATGCGGCGTCGCCAGCTTGGCCACCCCGCTCGCCTGCAGCGCCTTCTTCACCGCGCGCTGCAGCAACTTCTCGTCGATATGATGGCGGCGTTCCTCGCCGCTACGCGGATCGATCGAATAACTGCCGGACGGGAAAATGTACTGCCAGAGCCAGTCGACCACAGCATTCGGGTATTTTTTATCAAGCGCATCCGGCAAATACACCGCCGCCCTGCCCTTCGCCTTGTCATCCGCGAACAACTGGCGCCGCCAGCGCAAATGATCCTGCAAAGGCCCAATCAGCGCCTGCGGCAACATCGTGATGCGATCCTTCGCACCCTTGCCTTCGCGCACGACGATCTCGGCCCGCTCGAAATCCACGTCCTTCACCCGCAGCCGCACGCACTCCATCAACCGCATGCCCGTTCCGTAGAGCAAACGCGCCATCAGGTCATGGACGCCGCTCATGCGATCGAGAATCGCCGTCACCTCCTGGCGTGTCAGCACCACCGGCAAGCGCTGCGGCTGCTTGGCACGGACGACCTTGTCGAGCCATGGCAGATCGATGTTCAACACCTCGCGGTAAAGAAACAGCAAAGCCGATAACGCCTGATTCTGCGTCGCCGCCGCCACCCTCCCCTCCACCGCAAGATGCGTCAGAAAAGCCTCAACCTCGACCGCCTCCATCTCGCGCGGGTGGCGCTTGCCGTGAAAGAGGATGAAGCGTTTTATCCAATGAAGATATTGCGTTTCAGTACGGATGCTGTAATGCTTGACGCGCAGGCGATCACGCGCCTGGTCGAGTAGTTTGGGCGGCGGGATAGTTTGAGGGGTGGCTTCTGGCATGATGATTTCAATAAAATACAAAAATTCATTGCGTTGCAAACAATTTGTTCACGTTATACACCTTCGGCTGGTTAAGTATACGCCTGCCAAGGCGTATACTTAACGTTGCACGAGATAGGTGGCTAGCTTTCAACGGGAGGCAAGTTGCGCATTAAGTACACATGCCACGAGGGTTTATAAAGCGGGGAAAATATGCTGTTTATCCGAAGTGTTTTATGAGCGGATGTATAACGCTCGCGTTGATCCACACGCCCAAAAAACACTTCGGATAAACAGCGGATTTTGGCCGTTTTGGCCGGGGATGGCAGAGAGAAAGAGCACCGTCCTTGATTTCCGCCACCTCTCACGTCCAACGCGTCGTTCGAGCACACTCGCCGCCCTACGGTCGTCAAGGTGCTCAACTCCATAACGTTAGGGGTCCCAGACGGACGCTCAGCAACACCACCTATGCCAATCAAGAACTCGCCTCGAAGTGACAAGCGCTGGCACCATTGGACTGACAGCCCGTGGCTTACTATGCTTTCGGGAGCATCGACGATTGTCGGATTCTTAGCCCGAATTTTTCATAAAAGCAGGCGAATCTCGTTTAACCCATTGATATAATAGGGGTTACGCCAATAACGCTTTGTAAGAAGCCTAAACGAGACCGCCCATGGACCATTCTATCCCAACCCAGCTTCACTTTCCCGCCAGCGCCGGATTTACGATCCGGGCAGAGTTTGACGGCGGGGCGATGTCCTCCGACTTTGGCGCACTCCTGTTGCGTGGCATCGACCTGCAAATCGGCCTGATTCCCCGCCTGGTCAGCGCGATTCACGACAAACGCCACGCCTCGTACATTGACCATCCCCTGGCCGACCTGCTCCGCCAGCGGATATTCCAGACCGCCAGCGGTTACGCCGACGGTAATGACGCCAACACGCTGCGGCGCGATCCGCTGTTCAAACTGGCGGTCGGTCGTGCCCCGCTGGACGAGGGAAATGACCTGGCCTCCGGCCCCACGCTCTCCCGGCTCGAAAACAGCGTATCGCGCAAAGACATTTACCGCCTGGCCAAAAGCTTCGTCGACGCCTTCATCGCCAGCTACGCCCAGGCGCCTGCCGTGATCGTGCTCGATATGGATCACTCGGAGGATGCCACTCACGGGCAGCAGGAACTGGCGTTCTATAACCCCCACTACGGGAATCACTGCTACCTGCCGCTGTTTCTCTTCGAAGGACTTTCCGGGAAGTTCATTACTGCCGTCCTGCGTCCGGGCAAACGCCCGACTGGCAAGGAGAACGCGGCCATCATCAAGCGCGTGCTGCGCTTGCTCCGCCAGGCTTGGCCCGAGACCCACATCATTCTGCGCGGGGATGGCCACTTCTCGAATCCCGAACTGATGGCCTTGTGCGCGTCCGATCCGCATCTGGACTTCCTCTTCGGCCTGGCCGGCAACCCGGTGCTCTCGCCCAAGGCCGAGCCGCTGCTGAAGAAAGCCCGTGCGCTGCACCAGACACACAGCGCCAACGCCCAGCGCCTGGGGAACGCCGAGCCTGCGGCGACACGACTGTACGACGATATCGAGTATCAGGCGGGCTCGTGGCCCAAGGCTTACCGCGTGGTGGTCAAGGCCGAGGTGATGGCCTTGGGTGACAACCCGCGGTACGTGGTGACCTCGCTGTCCGACCCGACGCCTGATGTGCTTTACAAAGAGCTGTACTGTGCTCGAGGGCAGGACGAGAACTTCATCAAGGCGGTGAAGAACGACTTGGCCAGTGACCGGACCTCCGATCATGCCTTCCTCGCCAATCACCTGCGGCTGTTCTATTCGTGTGCGGCGTATGGGTTGATTCACGGCTTGCGCGAGAACACGCTGGTGCATACGGAACTGGCCAAGGCGCAACCGCTGTCGATTATCCTGAAACTCTTTAAGTTGGCGGTGCGCGTGGTGCAGTACAAGGATCGGATCAAGCTGTCCTTGCCTACGTCGTGTCCGATGAAGGGGGTGCTGGCGCGGGTGACCGAGTTGCTTTACCTCGTCCCGCGCCCGCCGGCGCCGGCCTGATCGACTCGGCGACGCCGTCTCATGCTGCAGACTCGAATCCGCTTGAGCGGAGGTGAGGTCTCGCCAGCGCTCTGTCCAGGGATCGATGGCGGCAGGGTGTGATGCCCAAAAGTTGGGGTATTTGGCCGATCGTGGCGGGTTGGCAGCAAAATTCGCAGCAAGCTGACTCGCATCACGGCTGGAATGGCACGACATTGACATCGCGCGGCGGGTTTATGAAACATCCGGGTTAGCGCTTTTATTGAAAAAATATTTCGGAGCAAAGTACATGGGCATTTTGGAAGGCGTAATCGCAGGCTTCATCGTCGCCGCTCTCACCGGCGCAGTCGGGTACTTTTTTGGTCGAAAGACGTATGAGCAAAGAGTGGCGGCCGCACCCGCTTTGTATACCGAGCACATTGGGAAGTTGATAAGCGACTCAAGTACCGACAATGCGCGAAACATTCGAAACGCGGCGCAGGCAATCGTTAGCACCAGAAATGATCTCAAGAAATCATTGACATCATTGGCGCAGCTTCTCAACAGTGATATTGACGTTCTGGCCGAACTCATCGAATCAAACGCTACGCCGGCTCAACTCGCAGATAGAATTAAGGTGCTCGAGATGAAGTGGCCGGCAAAGCGAACGCAGGTCGAGGTTGAGCTTCGGAAGATTCTTGCAGAGCTTGGGCTGTCCGGGCGGGGGTAACCTAATCGGGTAAGGACCGGCTTCTAACCGGCCCTCCCCACACCACCCACCATGCGGGTCCGCAGTGGGCGGTTCAACGAGTTGACGCGCTCGACTAAGACGAATAACCCTGCGCCTTGCACCATAACGTCTTGATGCTCAGCAACCCTTTGGTCTTGAGCCAGTCATTGCTCAACGCTTGTTGCATCGCCGGAGTACGTGCCATGTGCCAGTAGCTCTTGCTGCTGACGCCATGCTGGATCGCTGTTTTCAGGCTCACGCCCAACGCCAGCAAGTGCTTGATCTTCGTGCGCGGCCAGCGCCATTGTTTCCAATAGCCCATTCGGATGCGCCGTCTGATCCACTCGTCCAGTCCCGGGATCGGTCGGTAGTACTCGCTGATGCCAAAGTACCCCATCCACCCCCGCACGTACTGTCCCAGCTTGCGCAGCCGGAACTCCATTGATACTCCCCAGCTCCTGCCGGTGAGTTCCTTCACGCGGTACTTGAACGCCGCCAGCTTTTTCTCCAGCCAGCGGATTTTGCCCCGAACTATCGTGAAGCCCAGAAAACCGCATTCACTTATCTTCGCCACCTTGCTTTTGACCGGGTTGATTTTGAGCTTCAGACGACCTTCCAGATATTGCGTCAAACTTTGCATGACTCGGTTTCCTGCTCGCGGACTTTTGACCAGCACCACCATGTCGTCGGCGTATCGCGCAAAACGATGCCCACGCCGTTCGAGTTCATGATCCAGTTCGTTGAGCAGAATGTTGGCCAAGAGCGGCGACAGCGGCCCACCCTGGGGCGTGCCGATGTCGCTGGGCTCGACGTGCTCACCGACCAGCACCCCGGCGCGCAGGTAACGTCCGATCAGATTCAACAACGCCTTGTCGCGGATCGTTCGCCCGAGGATATTCATCAACACGTCGTGATTGACCGTGTCGAAGAATTTGGCGAGGTCAATATCCACGGCCATGGCGTAGCCGTCCTTCACATGCCGTTGTACCTGTCTGATCGCTTGGTGTGCATTGCGGCCCGGTCGAAAGCCGAAGCTCGATCCCGAGAAGCGGGGATCGAAGATCGGCGTGAGCACTTGGGCGATAGCCTGCTGGATGACCCGATCCATGAGGATCGGAATCCCCAGCAGCCGCTTGCTGCCGTCCTCCTTGGGTATTTCGACCCGACGGACGGCACTGGGGCGATAGTGCCCGGTTTCGAGTTGGCTTCGGATGTCTCCCCAGTGCGCCCGCAGGTAGGCGGGAAAGCCCTCGATGGTGATGCCGTCGATACCCGGCGCCCCCTTGTTGGCTTTCACGCGCCCCCACGCGGTGCGCAGGTTGCCGCTGGAGAGTACTGCTGCCATTAACTCGGTTGTTTCCACTGCTTTTCGTCTCGTCTTGTTTCAAGGCTCGGTTCGGGTTGTTCGCCGGCTCGCCTTCCCCGCCTGGGGATACTTCGGCTACGCCAAGATCGCTCCGTCTGCTCCTTGTGGTTCGTTGTTCGATCCTTCGCCGCGCCACAACTTGCACGACTACTATGATCTCTGCTGACTTCTGCCGCTTCACATCAGCCATTGCTGACCGCTGCGCTGTTACGGTTACTGAACGTTGCTGCCCGTTCGATCGCCCTTGATGCGTGACAGCCCACATCGGCGCTGGTTGATTGGGACTGGCTCAACCCGGCCACCTTTCGTTCAGCCTACGTCACCGCTCGCGCGGCAGATCTCCCCAGGTAAGAACGCGATGTTTCCGCGCACAAGCGCCGCATTTACCGTAAGGGTCGTACCGGTGGGCTTCGTCGTCCTGTGCCGACTCGCCTCGACCCTCTCGGCCTTCTATGCAGTTTCTGTCCGTCGCCTCGCACGTTTGCACTCCGGCTTCCTCCAGACAAGCCCTCGCGAGCTTGCCCTTGCCTTCGGCTAGTGGTTATCATTGACTCGTGATGAATCCATGTCGGTGCTCCCACAGGGGACTTCCACCCCATTACATCGCGCCCATGCTGGGCGCACACCCGGCGCTCAACCGGACCTTCGCCATAAGGCCGGCGAAGGTCGGTTAGCTCTACGTTAGCCGTCATGAAGGAACGCTATTTGGCCTCGGACTCAGCGCAATGTTGACAACTGCGATAGGCATCCTCGGTGGTGGAATCGTTGCAATTCTCACGACCATCGCGGTCGAAGCGCTTCGCCGACCAAGACTTCGCCTGCGAATCGCGCCTCCAATTGAGGCAACCTATCCGGCTGGGCGTCCGGCCAAGCATGGGCGAGCGCTCACGATAGAGTTGATTAACGATCCTCTTCCTGGCTTCGCGCGATGGATGTCGCGCAATGCCGCGCTGCAGTGCCGAGGGTCCATTACTTTCCACAATCTGGATGGAGAGAGATTTTTTGTAAACGAAATGCCGGTCCGGTTTGCACGCTCGCCACAGCCACTTCCCATGGAAGTTGTTATAGGAAACACGCGGGGCGTTGTGCTTGATCCATCTCGATTGACGAGCGATTCGAGAATTGATGTTTATCCTGGCGAAACGACACCGCTCGACCTCGCGGTCAAATTCGATAGCGAGGCTGAAGCGTATGGGTGGAGCAACTTGAGCTACGTATCGGATCCGCCTTGGCGGCACCCTGACTGGAAACTTCCGGTAGGGCGTTTTTTGGTTGCGGTCACGGTGTTTTCAAGCGGTCAAAAATGCGAGGGCCTGTTTAGATTGATCAACGAAGGTGGTCGGATAGATTTTCGCCTCGAACCTGCTCTGGCGAACGACAAAATCGTTGCGCGGAATCCAAGCGTGTAGCGCTGGCTTATATGGCAACTTCAACGATGACGGCTAACACCTTGGTGCAGCCGACGCGCATGAAACCGCGCGCGGCTGACCAAGAACGTTAGCCGTCTTTTTACAATTCTAGGAGTCATCTCTTGTCAGCCATCGTACCCCACCCGCTTGAACCAGTGCTTCCTGCCCTGCCAACGACGGTACTTCCAGCTCTCGCAGCTCTAACAGCGTCGCTTGGCATTCCTAGAACGGTACTGGCGAGCGATGAAGAAATTCAATACGCATGGCGAGACTTGCCACGAGAACTCAGGGAAATTCCTGGGCATCTTAGAGGCGAACTAATCGCCAGAATGTGCGTAGCAGTAAGCACAGGTCTTTTTGACGGTGCGATGAACTACATCTGGAACGCCGCGATATTGCAACTTCGAACAAAGGTTCGGAATTTCGGCCTCCCAATCGTTGCTCAAATTCTTCAATCAGACTTTGAAGAGAAACACCTCTTGGAACTTCAGGATAGTCGCCTACTTGAGCTCTCTCTCAAACTGAATTTGGTTAATGAAGATGGCTTTTTCTTTCTTGATCAATGCAGAGATGTTCGAAACAATTTCTCGGCAGCACATCCAACGCTCGGAACAGTAAATGACCGAGAGTTCACAACTTTTCTAAATCGTTGTGTTCGCTATGCCCTAGCAGACGCTTCGTCCCCCAAAGGCGTAGACATAGGCTCCTTTATCTCTGCGGTGAAGAGTGCTCGTTTCAATGCCAACCAGTGCAGTGTCTGGGTTCAACGACTCAACGAAACACATGATGCGCAACGTCAAATGCTAGTTGGTATGGTTCATGGCATCTACTGTGATCCAAACACATCAGAACCCTCACGTCTAAACTCACTCGACATCTGTAATGCTCTGAAAGCAGGTCTTACAGCTTCGTTGCGTTCTGATCTGGTAAATAAACACAGCGAATACGCGGCAAAGGGTGATGAGC
This window of the Candidatus Dechloromonas phosphoritropha genome carries:
- the mltF gene encoding membrane-bound lytic murein transglycosylase MltF, whose amino-acid sequence is MRWLKIILIGLLPLLFVGCGEQAAPLSMKHSLPFPTPAQHDLIVVTSTGPLTYYPDDKGAVVGLEHDLIEAFAQELGVGVKYEVVAPDEIDAVLDAGKAHLAVAWLPLPTDTREKSTPPILQTSDILLQHEASLPLDDKDDLRGRTVVAMPGSRQLATLRELQKRIPDLQVIEYKDGDLFSLLESLGKRKVELVAIDSTLVQIAAQFVPSVQATLELDENHPVVWRLGTHPNAELLARVNDFVERVQHDGTLLKIEDRYFGHVRRLNQADIVSFLGRIQTVLPKLKKHFQSAQTVSGIDWRLIAAVAYHESSWDPEATSPTGVRGIMMLTEDTADRLGIGNRLDPRESITGGARYLNLLKDMQPEEVREPDRTWLALASYNIGPGSFNSARALAKLQGADPAAWYEMKQILPLLSQPKYYEKVKSSRARGGEAVLLVENIRAYYDILVRNQPPYQTVSTRIENMVGMQGGPGLKIKR
- the serS gene encoding serine--tRNA ligase yields the protein MLDIQQLRSNLDAVAEGLAKRGKPIDFTEFRALEAERKTLQTHTQDLQAQRNSLSKQIGMLKGKGEDASGVMAQVGAIGDELKASEIHLGELLEKFTAILAGLPNIPDDSVPVGSDENANVEIRRWGTPRVFDFPVKDHTDVGEALGQLDFTTAAKISGARFSLLKGGLARLHRALTQLMLDTHTAEHGYTEVYAPYLVNAASLYGTGNLPKFGEDLFKVLRGDQEPLYLIPTAEVPVTNIVRDEILAAEALPLKFVCHTPCFRSEAGSGGRDVRGMIRQHQFDKVELVQIVHPEQSTAAHEELTRQAENILEKLELPYRRMVLCSGDMGFSATKTYDLEVWLPAQNTYREISSCSNFGAFQARRMQARFRNDKNKTELCHTLNGSGLAVGRTLVAILENFQNADGSVTIPVTLRPYMGGLEKLSA
- a CDS encoding DUF4126 domain-containing protein, with the protein product MAQTIALSAGLAWASGLRLYLVVFLAGLLAHFGYLHLPDTLSMLENPLVIGVAGIMAFAELIADKVPAFDSLWDTFQTFIRIPAGALLAAFALGDVDPAWMVAAGLIGGTITAGTHFAKAGSRLAINTSPEPFSNWLASFGEEGMVLAGLWAMLASPLVFLGLLAIFLIVAGFLLVKLWGFLGRLFRRV
- a CDS encoding replication-associated recombination protein A, yielding MSVDRAPKEAPLGCNAPLAEQLRPQTPDEVIGQQHLLGPGKPLRLAFDSGQPHSMILWGPPGVGKTTLARMMATQFQCEFIALSAVFSGIKEVREAVAQAGMWRDQGRRTILFVDEIHRFNKAQQDGFLPFVESGLLTFIGATTENPSFEVNSALLSRTSVYVLKSLDEAELGTLFDRATEKALADLSFDAGARERLIGLADGDARRLLNLLEQMRTAAHTAGIVAVDGEFVEKTVAQNLRRFDKGGDAFYDQISALHKSVRGSHPDAALYWLTRMLDGGADPRYLARRIVRMAWEDIGLADPRAMQIANDAATTYERLGSPEGELALGQAVIYLAVAAKSNAGYNAWNAARAFVKQDGSRPVPNHLRNAPTKLMKELGHGKAYRYAHDEPEAYAAGETYLPDGLPEPHWYQPTPRGLEGQIADKLAHLRDLDRKAGKK
- a CDS encoding type II toxin-antitoxin system VapC family toxin — translated: MVDSCVLIDVLADDPVWADWSLDQLERLGQRGPLVINPLILAEISPRYERACDLEAAVASWPLVRENLPWDAAFVAGQAFRVYRQTEGLKTSPMPDFCIGAPALVSGMRILTRDAKRYRGYFPKLSIVGPDESDSAMGKAL
- a CDS encoding AbrB/MazE/SpoVT family DNA-binding domain-containing protein, giving the protein MKITSKGQVTILLAVREKAGRHPHSEVEFEVRDNGEVVFDHLSLPRRASVNPSLAFAARPMRPNSSA
- a CDS encoding integron integrase, which produces MPEATPQTIPPPKLLDQARDRLRVKHYSIRTETQYLHWIKRFILFHGKRHPREMEAVEVEAFLTHLAVEGRVAAATQNQALSALLFLYREVLNIDLPWLDKVVRAKQPQRLPVVLTRQEVTAILDRMSGVHDLMARLLYGTGMRLMECVRLRVKDVDFERAEIVVREGKGAKDRITMLPQALIGPLQDHLRWRRQLFADDKAKGRAAVYLPDALDKKYPNAVVDWLWQYIFPSGSYSIDPRSGEERRHHIDEKLLQRAVKKALQASGVAKLATPHTLRHSFATHLLQSGYDIRTVQELLGHADVATTMIYTHVLNKGGRGVTSPLDAM
- a CDS encoding IS1380 family transposase; translation: MDHSIPTQLHFPASAGFTIRAEFDGGAMSSDFGALLLRGIDLQIGLIPRLVSAIHDKRHASYIDHPLADLLRQRIFQTASGYADGNDANTLRRDPLFKLAVGRAPLDEGNDLASGPTLSRLENSVSRKDIYRLAKSFVDAFIASYAQAPAVIVLDMDHSEDATHGQQELAFYNPHYGNHCYLPLFLFEGLSGKFITAVLRPGKRPTGKENAAIIKRVLRLLRQAWPETHIILRGDGHFSNPELMALCASDPHLDFLFGLAGNPVLSPKAEPLLKKARALHQTHSANAQRLGNAEPAATRLYDDIEYQAGSWPKAYRVVVKAEVMALGDNPRYVVTSLSDPTPDVLYKELYCARGQDENFIKAVKNDLASDRTSDHAFLANHLRLFYSCAAYGLIHGLRENTLVHTELAKAQPLSIILKLFKLAVRVVQYKDRIKLSLPTSCPMKGVLARVTELLYLVPRPPAPA